One genomic window of Halolamina sediminis includes the following:
- a CDS encoding formate--tetrahydrofolate ligase produces the protein MDSQQESLPTDADIARNVERRPIESVGAEMGLNEGDLEHRGDEVAKLTWDAVHRELDQPAQGDLVLVTAMTPTRRGAGKTVTTVGLGQAFGQLGETSVVAIREPSLGPVFGIKGGAAGGGYSQVLPMEGINLHFTGDIHAVTSAHNLVSAMLDAHRHHDNELDIDPDRVVWPRVLDVNDRALRETVVGLGGPASGPPRADGFSITAASELMAVLCLATDVADLRERVSRIIVAYDTEGTPVTVDDLEAAGSVTALLKDALRPNLVQTIEGTPAFVHGGPFANIATGTNSILADQLGLRLADYVVTEAGFGADLGAEKFVNIVSREGIEPDATVVVATVDALRKHGGDGADEDSLDGVRAGFANLDHHVDVLRSMGLPVVVAVNRFPDDTSAEIGEIVDHCEQRGVPVSVSTVHADGGEGGTDLARRVKEQIEAGQGDLQRTYDLDTPLPEKIRAVATQVYGAADVEFTSGARDDIARIESLGLDDTPVCISKTPSSLSDDPEKRGVPEDWTLTVRELYPSAGAGFVVALTGDVLTMPGLPADPAAADIDVDAEGSIHGLF, from the coding sequence ATGGATTCACAACAGGAGAGCCTCCCCACGGACGCCGACATCGCTCGAAACGTCGAGCGACGGCCGATCGAGTCGGTCGGTGCGGAGATGGGACTGAACGAGGGCGACCTCGAACACCGAGGGGACGAAGTAGCGAAACTGACGTGGGACGCCGTCCACCGGGAGCTGGACCAGCCAGCGCAGGGGGACCTCGTTCTCGTGACGGCGATGACGCCGACGAGGCGTGGTGCGGGGAAGACCGTCACGACGGTCGGCCTCGGGCAGGCGTTCGGCCAACTCGGCGAGACGAGCGTCGTTGCGATACGCGAGCCCTCGCTCGGACCCGTCTTCGGTATCAAGGGCGGTGCCGCGGGCGGGGGGTACAGTCAGGTCCTCCCCATGGAGGGGATCAACCTTCACTTCACGGGAGACATCCACGCCGTGACGTCGGCGCACAACCTCGTCTCGGCGATGCTCGACGCCCACCGACACCACGACAACGAGCTCGATATCGACCCCGACCGGGTCGTCTGGCCGCGCGTGCTCGACGTCAACGACCGCGCGCTCCGAGAGACGGTCGTCGGTCTCGGTGGCCCAGCGAGCGGCCCACCCAGAGCGGATGGGTTCTCCATCACTGCCGCCTCCGAGTTGATGGCGGTGCTCTGCTTGGCGACGGACGTAGCGGACCTCCGTGAGCGAGTCAGCCGCATCATCGTCGCCTACGACACCGAGGGGACGCCGGTCACGGTCGACGATCTCGAGGCCGCCGGATCGGTCACGGCTCTGCTGAAGGACGCGTTGCGGCCGAACCTCGTCCAGACGATCGAAGGAACACCCGCGTTCGTCCACGGTGGCCCCTTCGCCAACATCGCCACCGGGACGAACTCCATCTTGGCGGACCAACTGGGGCTTCGACTCGCCGACTACGTCGTCACTGAGGCGGGATTCGGCGCTGACCTCGGCGCCGAAAAGTTCGTAAATATCGTCTCGAGAGAAGGGATCGAACCGGACGCGACCGTCGTCGTGGCAACCGTCGATGCCTTACGGAAACACGGGGGGGACGGGGCCGACGAAGACTCGCTGGACGGAGTTCGCGCGGGGTTCGCGAATCTCGATCACCACGTCGACGTACTCCGATCGATGGGGCTGCCGGTCGTCGTCGCGGTCAATCGGTTCCCCGACGACACGAGTGCGGAGATCGGCGAAATCGTGGATCATTGTGAGCAACGGGGGGTGCCTGTGTCGGTTTCGACGGTCCACGCGGACGGTGGTGAGGGCGGCACTGACCTCGCTCGACGAGTGAAAGAGCAGATCGAGGCGGGGCAGGGTGACCTCCAGCGGACGTACGACCTCGATACGCCGCTTCCGGAGAAGATCCGGGCAGTCGCGACGCAGGTTTACGGCGCGGCCGATGTCGAGTTCACGTCGGGGGCCCGTGATGACATCGCGCGTATCGAATCGCTCGGACTCGACGACACCCCGGTCTGTATCTCCAAGACGCCCAGTTCACTGTCTGACGACCCCGAAAAGCGGGGCGTCCCCGA